The Streptomyces sp. RKAG293 genome includes a region encoding these proteins:
- a CDS encoding Rmf/CrpP fold protein, translating to MGSRVELTRAVLAGKTAARTQQPPTTCPHPPRTLLRTAWFRGYGQGAAPAE from the coding sequence ATGGGAAGCCGCGTTGAACTCACGCGCGCAGTGCTCGCCGGCAAGACTGCGGCCCGCACCCAACAGCCCCCAACAACGTGCCCGCACCCGCCCCGAACGCTGCTGCGAACCGCATGGTTCCGCGGCTACGGGCAGGGCGCCGCGCCCGCCGAATAG
- a CDS encoding N4-gp56 family major capsid protein: MPAGKTTAAQMIVPDVWADMVQAKFKGAMILGALATEDNTLEGKPGDSVAFPKWTALGDAEDLVEGTPMTPEQLGTNPGNSATIKEAGKAVEITDKARLVAFGDPYAETQRQLGVLIARKVDVDLRAAAEAAGVITVDASTSALSWDVMVSGIAKFGDEWDPENMAGLVIHSVQRAALLRDPNFISADKLGANAVIPRGVIGQAGGVNIFVSDRITTAGAGATMTYNALLIRRGALGLLYKRRPVVETDRDILARTTVVTTNVHYATHRLDDEGIVVLKTKGAAA; this comes from the coding sequence ATGCCCGCTGGAAAGACCACCGCCGCACAGATGATCGTTCCCGACGTCTGGGCCGACATGGTGCAGGCCAAGTTCAAGGGCGCCATGATCCTCGGCGCCCTCGCCACCGAAGACAACACCCTGGAAGGCAAGCCCGGCGACTCGGTCGCCTTCCCGAAGTGGACCGCCCTGGGCGACGCCGAGGACCTCGTCGAGGGCACCCCGATGACCCCCGAGCAGCTCGGCACCAACCCGGGCAACTCAGCGACCATCAAGGAAGCTGGCAAGGCCGTTGAGATCACCGACAAGGCCCGCCTTGTCGCGTTCGGCGACCCGTACGCCGAGACGCAGCGGCAGCTCGGCGTACTCATCGCCCGAAAGGTCGACGTCGACCTGCGCGCCGCGGCCGAGGCCGCCGGCGTGATTACCGTGGACGCCTCGACCTCCGCCCTGTCCTGGGACGTCATGGTGTCCGGTATCGCGAAGTTCGGCGACGAGTGGGACCCGGAGAACATGGCCGGCCTGGTCATTCACTCCGTGCAGCGCGCCGCGCTGCTGCGGGATCCCAACTTCATCAGCGCGGACAAGCTCGGCGCGAACGCCGTCATCCCGCGCGGCGTGATCGGCCAGGCCGGCGGCGTGAACATCTTCGTGTCCGACCGCATCACCACCGCCGGCGCCGGCGCCACCATGACGTATAACGCGCTGCTCATCCGGCGCGGCGCCCTGGGCCTGCTCTACAAGCGGCGCCCCGTCGTCGAGACCGACCGCGACATCCTCGCCCGCACCACCGTCGTCACGACGAACGTGCACTACGCGACGCACCGCCTCGACGACGAGGGAATCGTCGTGCTCAAGACCAAGGGGGCCGCGGCGTGA
- a CDS encoding minor capsid protein, which yields MTYTVDLLDGLARLLDTAGAGIYRPDGLYAADETAITIATIPPAPDRVICLSAYPVTDSPVLTDTTTGIQVRTRAGPDPRVVDALDDAVFDVLHGAGPLLLGAARVQLLFRVSAAPIGADSAGRMERSANYYARAHRAAPHLE from the coding sequence ATGACGTACACCGTCGACCTGCTCGACGGCCTCGCCCGCCTGCTCGACACCGCCGGCGCCGGCATCTACCGGCCCGACGGCCTGTACGCGGCCGACGAGACCGCGATCACCATCGCCACCATCCCCCCGGCACCGGATCGCGTGATCTGCCTTTCCGCGTACCCGGTCACCGACTCCCCCGTGCTGACCGACACCACCACCGGAATCCAGGTCCGCACCCGCGCCGGCCCCGACCCGCGCGTCGTCGACGCCCTCGACGACGCGGTGTTCGACGTGCTGCACGGCGCCGGCCCGCTGCTCCTGGGCGCCGCCCGCGTGCAGCTCCTGTTCCGCGTCTCGGCCGCGCCGATCGGTGCGGACTCCGCCGGCCGCATGGAGCGATCCGCCAACTACTACGCCCGCGCCCACCGCGCGGCCCCACACCTCGAATAG
- a CDS encoding phage tail tube protein codes for MGTPTPPVETVTALARRYRLELDTGTTPGTPAWSLVPGVTEFTPKTDPTQQDVTTYDAEGWSESAVTMLAWSIETTLAHRAHPTTGAFNAAQEKLRKAARSFGAASFVHVRYYDRNGAADAYEGNALVTWEPDGGGPDAVDTIKVTLTGSGPLLEITNPAAAGGTFALAAKSLKTAGGDA; via the coding sequence ATGGGCACCCCAACGCCGCCGGTCGAGACCGTGACCGCGCTCGCGCGCCGCTACCGCCTCGAACTCGACACCGGCACCACCCCCGGCACCCCGGCATGGTCCCTCGTTCCGGGCGTCACCGAGTTCACCCCCAAGACCGACCCGACGCAGCAGGACGTGACCACCTACGACGCCGAGGGCTGGTCGGAGTCCGCGGTCACGATGCTCGCGTGGTCGATCGAGACGACCCTCGCGCACCGGGCACACCCGACCACCGGCGCGTTCAACGCCGCGCAGGAAAAGCTCAGGAAGGCCGCCCGTTCCTTCGGCGCAGCGTCGTTCGTGCACGTGCGGTACTACGACCGCAACGGCGCCGCCGACGCCTACGAAGGCAACGCCCTGGTGACGTGGGAGCCGGACGGCGGCGGCCCAGACGCCGTCGACACCATCAAAGTCACCCTGACCGGTTCCGGCCCGCTTCTGGAGATCACCAACCCGGCCGCCGCTGGCGGCACGTTCGCCCTCGCCGCAAAGAGCCTCAAGACCGCCGGGGGTGATGCCTGA
- a CDS encoding phage tail tape measure protein, which yields MALLVGELAATISVDDSGATAGVRRAEQTMQAGGDRMVATADRAGQQAGDQLGAGLADGANDGADRASNGLSGKLKGFAAAAIGAGIGIALMAGINEAMDQAKITGHLQAQLGATGPVAAKYGKAAGALYAGAIVESVQDGADIIKGIAQNGLLPPEATQAQIQTMGKRVADTAAVMGEDVGKVSRAVGTMLKTGIAKSADEAMDVLVRGSQNGVNAAEDLLDTFSEYPTQFRDLGLDAQTAMGLMQQGLKGGARDADTVADTLKEFAIRSKDMSTTSVDAFKSIGLNGGTMAKVFTKGGPAASAALGDVLKRIKAIEDPAKRNATAVALFGTKAEDLQGALYKLDPSTAVKALGDVKGATDAAGNSMRDNASTRIEVFKRSLTQGFVQLLGRYVIPGVIIFAKVLGTLGGKLRTSAGYVDEHRLAFSILAGMITAVLLPTLIVLAVQAVTTSATAVAAWVAQSAAGTLAAGRFLITNAVMLAGWISQGAAAGLAALRVVAAWVIMGTQSLIQAGRMAAAWLISMGPVGLIIALVVGLVALIVANWDTIVSATVAAWDWIWAKVKAVAGFLVDIFLNFTLVGLILSHWQAIKDGTVAGWNATLGFVKGIPGRLYSLFLNWTLYGLIISHWQAIKDGTQRKAGEMLAYVRGLPGAIAGYFSGFGSLLYGKGRDLVYGLWNGIKGMGPWLRSTLMSWASRMIPGPIAKALGIHSPSRVMRDEIGRHIPAGLVAGITSGQGAVDDAMANLVSTPRASAALGITAGTPGAGPAGSTAAGPEIRVVFDARGSDDLTRWLRKTVRIEGRGNVQTAFGT from the coding sequence ATGGCGCTCCTGGTCGGAGAACTGGCCGCAACGATCAGCGTCGACGACTCCGGCGCCACCGCCGGCGTGCGGCGCGCCGAACAGACCATGCAGGCCGGCGGCGACCGCATGGTCGCCACCGCCGACCGCGCCGGCCAGCAAGCCGGCGACCAGCTCGGCGCCGGCCTCGCCGACGGCGCCAACGACGGAGCCGACCGGGCCAGTAACGGCCTGTCCGGCAAGTTGAAGGGTTTCGCCGCCGCCGCGATCGGCGCCGGCATCGGCATTGCGCTCATGGCCGGCATCAACGAGGCCATGGACCAGGCCAAGATCACCGGTCACCTACAGGCGCAGCTCGGCGCGACCGGACCGGTAGCGGCGAAGTACGGCAAAGCGGCCGGCGCCCTGTACGCCGGCGCCATCGTCGAATCCGTCCAAGACGGCGCCGACATCATCAAGGGCATCGCTCAAAACGGGCTGCTCCCGCCCGAGGCCACGCAAGCGCAGATCCAGACCATGGGAAAGCGCGTCGCGGATACCGCCGCGGTGATGGGCGAGGACGTCGGCAAGGTCTCCCGCGCGGTCGGCACGATGCTGAAAACCGGCATCGCCAAGTCCGCCGATGAGGCCATGGACGTACTCGTACGCGGGTCACAGAACGGCGTCAACGCCGCCGAGGACCTGCTCGACACGTTCAGCGAGTACCCGACGCAGTTCCGCGACCTGGGCCTCGACGCTCAGACCGCCATGGGCCTGATGCAGCAGGGGCTCAAGGGCGGCGCCCGCGACGCTGACACGGTCGCGGACACCCTCAAGGAATTTGCGATCCGCAGCAAGGACATGTCGACGACGTCAGTCGACGCGTTCAAGTCCATTGGCCTCAACGGCGGCACCATGGCGAAAGTCTTCACCAAGGGCGGGCCGGCCGCGTCCGCCGCCCTCGGCGACGTCCTCAAGCGGATCAAGGCCATTGAGGACCCGGCCAAGCGGAACGCAACAGCGGTCGCCCTGTTCGGCACCAAGGCCGAGGACCTTCAAGGCGCGTTGTACAAGCTCGACCCGTCCACCGCGGTCAAGGCGCTGGGCGACGTCAAGGGCGCCACCGACGCCGCCGGCAACTCCATGCGCGACAACGCATCCACAAGGATCGAGGTCTTCAAACGATCCCTGACGCAAGGGTTCGTGCAGCTCCTCGGCCGGTACGTCATCCCCGGCGTGATCATCTTCGCGAAGGTGCTCGGCACCCTGGGCGGCAAGCTCCGCACCAGCGCCGGTTACGTCGACGAACACCGCCTCGCGTTCTCGATTCTCGCCGGCATGATCACCGCCGTCCTGCTCCCGACGTTGATCGTCCTCGCCGTCCAGGCCGTCACGACGTCGGCGACCGCGGTCGCCGCATGGGTGGCACAGTCCGCGGCCGGCACGCTCGCCGCCGGCCGCTTCCTGATCACCAACGCCGTCATGCTCGCCGGCTGGATCTCCCAAGGCGCCGCCGCAGGACTGGCCGCGCTCCGAGTGGTGGCCGCTTGGGTGATCATGGGCACGCAGTCGCTGATCCAAGCCGGCCGGATGGCCGCCGCGTGGCTGATCTCCATGGGCCCCGTCGGGCTGATCATCGCCCTCGTGGTCGGGCTCGTCGCGCTCATCGTGGCGAACTGGGACACCATCGTCTCCGCCACCGTGGCCGCGTGGGATTGGATCTGGGCGAAGGTCAAGGCCGTTGCCGGGTTCCTGGTCGACATCTTCCTGAACTTCACCCTGGTCGGCCTGATCCTCAGCCACTGGCAAGCGATCAAGGACGGCACCGTTGCCGGGTGGAATGCCACCCTCGGGTTCGTCAAGGGCATCCCGGGCCGGCTGTACTCGCTCTTCCTGAACTGGACGCTGTACGGGCTGATCATCAGCCACTGGCAGGCCATCAAGGACGGCACGCAGCGCAAGGCCGGCGAAATGCTCGCCTACGTCCGCGGCCTGCCTGGCGCTATCGCCGGCTACTTCTCCGGTTTCGGATCGCTCCTGTACGGCAAGGGTCGCGATCTGGTCTACGGCCTGTGGAACGGCATCAAGGGCATGGGTCCGTGGTTGCGCTCGACGCTCATGTCGTGGGCATCGCGCATGATCCCGGGCCCGATCGCTAAGGCGTTGGGCATTCATTCGCCGTCGCGGGTGATGCGGGACGAGATCGGCCGGCACATCCCCGCCGGCCTCGTCGCCGGCATCACCTCCGGGCAAGGCGCCGTAGACGACGCCATGGCCAATCTCGTCAGCACTCCCCGCGCCTCGGCCGCCCTCGGCATCACCGCGGGCACCCCCGGGGCCGGCCCCGCCGGCTCGACCGCGGCCGGCCCGGAAATCCGGGTGGTCTTCGACGCCCGCGGCAGCGACGACCTGACGCGCTGGCTCCGTAAGACGGTCCGTATCGAGGGCCGCGGCAACGTCCAAACCGCCTTCGGCACCTAG
- a CDS encoding peptidoglycan-binding protein, with amino-acid sequence MATPMTADKFVAALRAEGVHVVEYGSWRTHNRAGHGAWGPINGVVIHHTVSSGTDSSVSMCFDGYAGLPGPLCHGVIAKDGTVYLVGNGRTNHAGSGDGDVLAAVIAETKLPAPNEQDTDGNSHFYGFECINLGNGADPWPAAQLDAIERVSAAICRTYGWTAGSVIGHKEWTATKNDPRGIDMDTMRQRIDARLGTKPGTPPPAPTYERFPGDEFFKSYPRSPIITAMGRRLVAAGCSAYTSGPGAQWTEADRRSYAKWQRHLGYTGAAADGWPGRASWDALKVPHTS; translated from the coding sequence ATGGCAACACCTATGACCGCTGACAAGTTCGTCGCCGCACTGCGCGCCGAGGGGGTGCACGTCGTTGAGTACGGCAGTTGGCGCACCCACAACCGCGCCGGACACGGCGCCTGGGGCCCGATCAACGGCGTCGTGATCCACCACACCGTTTCGTCCGGCACGGATTCCTCGGTGTCGATGTGCTTCGACGGTTACGCCGGCCTGCCCGGTCCGCTGTGTCACGGCGTCATCGCCAAGGACGGCACGGTGTACCTCGTCGGCAACGGGCGCACCAACCACGCCGGCTCCGGCGACGGCGACGTACTGGCCGCGGTAATCGCCGAGACCAAGCTGCCGGCGCCCAACGAGCAGGACACCGACGGGAACAGCCACTTCTACGGCTTCGAGTGCATCAACCTCGGCAACGGCGCCGACCCGTGGCCGGCCGCCCAGCTCGATGCCATCGAGCGCGTGTCCGCCGCGATCTGCCGCACCTACGGATGGACCGCCGGCAGCGTCATCGGGCACAAGGAATGGACCGCGACCAAGAACGACCCGCGGGGCATCGACATGGACACCATGCGCCAGCGCATCGACGCCCGCCTCGGCACCAAGCCCGGCACCCCGCCGCCGGCCCCGACGTACGAGCGATTCCCGGGCGACGAGTTCTTCAAGAGCTACCCGCGGTCCCCGATCATCACCGCCATGGGCCGCCGGCTCGTCGCGGCCGGCTGCTCCGCCTACACCTCGGGCCCCGGCGCCCAGTGGACCGAGGCCGACCGCCGCAGCTACGCGAAGTGGCAGCGCCACCTCGGCTACACCGGCGCCGCCGCCGACGGCTGGCCCGGCCGCGCCTCATGGGACGCGCTCAAGGTCCCCCACACCAGCTAA
- a CDS encoding DUF397 domain-containing protein, translating to MSHIDDAATLPVTWWKSSASGTQSDCVECGVVDAQQQILAVRDSKNPTGPALLFSFAAVNDLVDALRRGEMQ from the coding sequence ATGAGCCACATCGACGACGCCGCGACTCTCCCCGTGACCTGGTGGAAGTCGTCGGCGTCCGGCACCCAATCGGACTGTGTCGAGTGCGGTGTCGTTGACGCACAGCAGCAGATCCTTGCTGTCCGAGACAGCAAAAACCCGACCGGGCCGGCCCTGCTGTTCTCCTTCGCAGCGGTCAATGATCTCGTCGACGCTCTGCGCCGCGGCGAAATGCAGTAA
- a CDS encoding helix-turn-helix transcriptional regulator, translating to MSAPTVRRRRLGAKLRGLRDGLAMTLDDVADKSAGTITTAKLSRLETAKSAAKPGDIEKLLDLYGVEETELRSALLALSREGARRGWWQSYRAVLSPVYEDLISLEDDATSARTWQIGVIPGLLQTAEYAREFMTSIGMSAAVEEKIDALVEVRLARQSVLTSRENPLNLWAIIGESALRTRCVGEGVMLDQLTRLHTLSRRPNINIQVLPADAPPHVGQMGSFSILGFEEHPDLDVVHVESLTSALYVEEGEQVVAYRDAFERLTAAALSVEASAERIAQIKEDHR from the coding sequence GTGAGCGCACCCACCGTGCGACGGCGCAGGCTCGGCGCCAAGCTGCGCGGCTTGCGCGACGGCCTCGCCATGACGCTGGACGATGTCGCGGACAAGTCAGCCGGCACAATCACTACGGCCAAGTTGTCGAGGTTGGAAACGGCCAAAAGCGCCGCGAAGCCCGGCGACATCGAGAAGCTGCTCGACCTGTACGGCGTCGAGGAAACCGAGCTGCGGTCGGCCCTGCTGGCTCTCAGCCGGGAAGGGGCACGCCGCGGTTGGTGGCAGTCGTACCGGGCCGTCCTGTCGCCGGTCTACGAGGACTTGATCTCTCTGGAGGACGACGCCACGTCTGCGCGCACGTGGCAGATAGGCGTCATTCCTGGACTGCTACAGACAGCCGAGTACGCCCGCGAGTTCATGACGAGCATCGGCATGTCCGCGGCCGTCGAAGAGAAAATCGACGCGTTGGTCGAGGTACGCCTCGCGCGACAGTCCGTTCTGACATCGCGGGAGAACCCTCTCAACTTGTGGGCAATCATCGGCGAGAGTGCCCTGCGCACCCGGTGCGTAGGTGAAGGCGTGATGCTGGATCAGTTGACGCGGCTGCACACGTTGAGCCGCCGTCCCAACATCAACATTCAGGTCTTGCCTGCCGACGCACCGCCCCACGTGGGACAGATGGGCTCCTTCTCGATTCTCGGCTTTGAAGAGCATCCCGACCTCGACGTCGTACACGTCGAAAGCCTGACGTCGGCGCTGTACGTCGAGGAAGGCGAGCAGGTCGTCGCCTACCGGGACGCGTTCGAGCGGTTGACGGCGGCGGCCCTCTCGGTCGAGGCATCCGCAGAACGCATCGCACAGATAAAGGAAGACCACAGATGA
- a CDS encoding ATP-binding protein has product MVTMLPKRRKVARCHLSAAPPERLALDGGSEAPGHARQYAREFIDYYLPETAPAQVDDMLLIVSELVTNAVRYGTEPGDSLLVVLDLSVQRLRVEVHDPIRRHPKFRPESEERQRGRGLFIVEALAACWGVTDRPFGKAVWAEVAR; this is encoded by the coding sequence ATGGTGACCATGCTCCCGAAGAGGCGAAAAGTTGCCCGCTGTCACCTTTCGGCGGCACCCCCGGAGCGCCTCGCGCTCGATGGTGGATCCGAGGCACCCGGCCACGCTCGCCAGTACGCACGTGAGTTCATCGACTACTACTTGCCGGAAACTGCGCCTGCCCAAGTTGACGACATGCTGCTCATCGTCTCGGAACTGGTCACGAACGCAGTGCGCTACGGCACGGAACCGGGCGACTCCCTGCTCGTAGTTCTCGACCTCTCCGTACAGCGATTACGCGTCGAGGTGCACGACCCGATCCGCCGGCATCCAAAGTTCCGGCCAGAATCAGAGGAACGCCAACGGGGCCGCGGCCTGTTCATCGTCGAAGCTCTCGCGGCCTGTTGGGGCGTGACGGACCGCCCGTTTGGTAAGGCCGTATGGGCGGAGGTCGCGCGATGA
- a CDS encoding radical SAM/SPASM domain-containing protein, which translates to MSTALEGILSVELEITGTCQLRCSHCCTDSGPKVSAGAMTRANWQQVIADIAKLGIPAVQFIGGEPTLSPHLPRFIDQALDAGLKVEVYSNLTHVRPGIWSALNRPGVCLATSYYSDDAAEHEQITNGPGSYTRTRTNIIEAVRRGIPLRAGIVEVIAGQRIAQAKDELRSLGVTSIQVDRARQVGRAAPAGTVPGTSELCGHCFRHRVSVSPDGEVSGCILSRFMIAGNVREQRLADILGSDRWAQMTSAVPAPRAGCSPDDSGDCDPANTTACDPAYDFAPAPSLGVIA; encoded by the coding sequence ATGAGCACAGCCTTAGAAGGAATCCTGTCCGTCGAACTTGAGATCACCGGCACGTGCCAACTGCGCTGCTCGCACTGCTGTACCGATTCCGGGCCCAAAGTGTCCGCCGGCGCCATGACCCGCGCGAACTGGCAGCAAGTCATCGCGGACATCGCGAAACTTGGGATCCCCGCGGTGCAGTTCATCGGCGGCGAACCGACCCTCTCGCCACACCTCCCGCGCTTCATCGACCAGGCCCTCGACGCCGGGCTTAAGGTCGAGGTCTATTCGAACCTCACCCACGTGCGCCCCGGTATCTGGTCTGCTCTCAACCGCCCCGGCGTCTGCCTCGCCACCTCCTATTACAGCGACGACGCCGCGGAGCACGAGCAGATCACCAACGGGCCCGGCAGCTACACCCGCACTCGCACCAACATCATCGAGGCCGTCCGCCGCGGCATCCCCCTCCGCGCCGGCATTGTCGAGGTGATCGCCGGCCAGCGCATCGCGCAGGCGAAGGACGAACTACGGAGCCTCGGCGTCACGTCGATTCAAGTCGACCGGGCCCGCCAGGTAGGCCGCGCGGCCCCCGCCGGCACAGTGCCGGGCACATCCGAACTGTGCGGTCACTGCTTCCGGCACCGCGTCTCAGTCTCCCCCGACGGCGAGGTATCCGGCTGCATCCTCAGCCGCTTCATGATCGCCGGAAACGTCCGTGAGCAACGCCTCGCCGACATCCTCGGCAGCGACCGATGGGCGCAGATGACCAGCGCTGTACCAGCGCCCCGCGCGGGGTGCAGCCCGGACGACTCGGGCGACTGTGACCCGGCGAACACCACCGCGTGCGATCCTGCCTACGACTTCGCCCCCGCGCCGTCCCTCGGAGTGATCGCGTGA
- a CDS encoding methyltransferase domain-containing protein, which produces MIWEPSAVALAEGITHRGSPWWAPVTRTPRHLFVPRWWDRENGTYALCAPHTDEEWLDAAYRDTSLLTRVGPLHADHAKPEDRPTGLPTSSTTLPSLLLNLYQHARINDTSTLLDVGTGSGYGTALAAHRLGSGRVTSVDVDPYLVEIARERLRAAGLRPTVEAVDATGPLPGGPAAFDRIVATVAVRTIPESWLSSLRLGGWLVTTIAGTSLIITAKRNEDGGASGRVSWDRAGFMHARHGEDYPPALSVLLGAAHGLDGEDVTTGPYPIVDVENAWDLSSMLSVTAPGIEHVYRSGEQRVAIMAHPDGSWARATAAGTERPTVHQGGPRRLWDLLDEIRSHWLINGELPVRGARVIIKPDGRTILARGNWQAELA; this is translated from the coding sequence GTGATCTGGGAACCCTCTGCCGTCGCCCTCGCCGAGGGCATTACCCACCGCGGCTCTCCGTGGTGGGCGCCCGTCACCCGCACCCCGCGACACCTGTTCGTCCCCCGATGGTGGGACCGCGAGAACGGCACATACGCCCTGTGCGCCCCGCACACCGACGAGGAGTGGCTCGACGCCGCGTACCGCGATACATCCCTCTTGACGCGGGTCGGACCGCTCCACGCCGATCACGCCAAGCCGGAAGACCGCCCGACCGGCCTGCCCACCTCCTCGACCACGCTGCCCAGCCTTCTCCTCAACCTCTACCAGCACGCCCGCATCAACGACACCTCGACCCTGCTCGACGTCGGCACCGGCAGCGGCTACGGAACCGCCCTAGCAGCGCACCGGCTGGGCTCCGGCCGGGTGACGAGCGTGGACGTCGATCCCTACCTCGTGGAGATCGCACGCGAGCGCCTTCGCGCTGCCGGCCTGCGCCCCACCGTCGAGGCCGTCGACGCCACCGGACCGCTACCCGGCGGGCCGGCCGCGTTCGACCGCATCGTCGCCACGGTCGCCGTGCGCACCATCCCGGAGAGCTGGCTTTCCTCACTCCGCCTCGGCGGCTGGCTTGTGACAACCATCGCCGGCACTTCCCTCATCATCACCGCCAAGCGCAACGAGGACGGCGGCGCATCTGGCCGCGTCTCCTGGGACCGTGCAGGCTTCATGCACGCCCGGCACGGCGAGGACTATCCGCCGGCCCTGTCCGTCCTGCTCGGCGCCGCACACGGCCTCGACGGCGAAGACGTCACCACGGGCCCGTATCCCATCGTCGACGTCGAGAACGCATGGGACCTCTCATCCATGCTGAGCGTCACGGCACCCGGAATCGAACATGTGTACCGGAGTGGCGAACAACGGGTCGCGATCATGGCGCACCCCGACGGATCATGGGCCCGCGCCACCGCGGCCGGCACCGAGCGACCCACCGTGCACCAGGGCGGCCCGCGGCGACTTTGGGATCTGCTCGACGAGATCCGCAGTCACTGGCTCATCAACGGCGAGCTACCCGTACGCGGCGCCCGGGTGATCATCAAGCCGGACGGCCGAACCATTCTTGCCCGCGGCAACTGGCAGGCCGAACTCGCCTGA
- a CDS encoding SigE family RNA polymerase sigma factor yields MTTPVCTSTSTMQFSSYVRAKGPTLLRTARSLTANPCDAEDLLQTALTKTYLAWDRIDDHRALDGYVRRTLVNTRTSQWRKRRIDEFATEDVPEPLSTAPDHTEQQAQRDALLRAISRLPARQRAMVVLRYYEDMSEIQTAEALGVSVGTVKSAVSRALGKLRDDPELRAR; encoded by the coding sequence ATGACCACGCCTGTGTGCACCAGCACCAGCACGATGCAGTTCTCCAGCTACGTCCGGGCCAAGGGCCCGACGCTGCTGCGTACCGCGCGCTCGCTCACCGCGAACCCGTGCGACGCGGAGGACCTGCTGCAGACCGCGCTGACCAAGACGTACCTGGCATGGGACCGCATCGACGACCACCGGGCGCTGGACGGCTACGTCCGCCGCACGCTGGTCAACACGCGCACCTCGCAGTGGCGCAAGCGCCGCATCGACGAATTCGCGACCGAGGACGTCCCCGAGCCGCTGTCCACCGCCCCCGACCACACCGAGCAGCAGGCCCAGCGCGACGCGCTGCTGCGTGCCATCTCCCGGCTTCCCGCCCGGCAGCGGGCGATGGTGGTACTGCGCTACTACGAGGACATGAGCGAGATACAGACGGCCGAGGCCCTCGGCGTCTCGGTCGGAACGGTCAAGAGCGCGGTCTCCCGGGCCCTCGGGAAATTGCGCGATGACCCTGAATTGCGCGCCAGGTAG
- a CDS encoding DUF1906 domain-containing protein, giving the protein MRGTKQITRYVLSVLAAVATLACLVSGGVAAADPSAESLQGARFFQGTGFETCETPTADTLQAWHGTSPYGAVGVYFGGRARACPQQPNLTPSWVRTVNTGGWSILPIYVGSQSPCTTSSTKKAYTIDTANPAGSGVTEAKDAVQRAHDLGFVENSALYLDMESYDIRTASCTAPTLAFVQAWDKEVRRLGYIPGFYSSADSGIMHMEQARAAGAADLPSVLWYARWNVTPTLESEPVLPRDVWTPHSRIHQYTGNVTEQYGGRTINIDRDLIDAPVAVIG; this is encoded by the coding sequence ATGCGTGGAACCAAGCAGATTACCCGATATGTCCTTTCGGTCCTGGCGGCTGTGGCGACGCTGGCCTGCCTGGTCAGCGGCGGCGTCGCGGCGGCCGACCCCTCCGCCGAATCGCTGCAGGGGGCCCGGTTCTTCCAGGGCACCGGCTTCGAGACCTGCGAGACCCCGACCGCCGACACGTTGCAGGCCTGGCACGGCACCTCCCCGTACGGCGCCGTCGGCGTCTACTTCGGCGGCCGGGCCCGCGCCTGCCCGCAGCAGCCGAACCTGACCCCCTCCTGGGTGCGGACCGTGAACACCGGGGGCTGGAGCATCCTGCCGATCTATGTGGGCTCGCAGTCGCCCTGCACGACGAGCAGCACGAAGAAGGCGTACACGATCGACACGGCCAATCCGGCGGGGAGCGGTGTGACCGAGGCCAAGGACGCCGTCCAGCGCGCCCATGACCTCGGCTTCGTCGAGAACAGCGCCCTGTACCTGGACATGGAGTCGTACGACATCCGCACCGCGTCCTGCACGGCGCCGACGCTCGCCTTCGTCCAGGCCTGGGACAAGGAGGTACGCCGGCTCGGCTACATTCCGGGCTTCTACAGCAGCGCGGACTCCGGCATCATGCACATGGAGCAGGCCCGCGCCGCCGGCGCCGCCGACCTGCCGAGCGTCCTCTGGTACGCCCGCTGGAACGTCACACCCACCCTCGAGTCCGAGCCGGTACTCCCCCGCGACGTGTGGACGCCGCACAGCCGCATCCACCAGTACACGGGGAACGTCACCGAGCAGTACGGGGGCCGGACGATCAACATCGACCGCGACCTCATCGACGCCCCGGTCGCCGTGATCGGCTAG